A single Myxocyprinus asiaticus isolate MX2 ecotype Aquarium Trade chromosome 50, UBuf_Myxa_2, whole genome shotgun sequence DNA region contains:
- the LOC127439158 gene encoding uncharacterized protein LOC127439158 isoform X2, protein MTRTFNLSCLCLWHLFGVFGFQTDGVKTVSGTEGDSVTLHTDVTEVVGRDVILWTTLGYNIARFNRASQKISKSDGPNGIFRNRLHVTFRTGDLIINDVKTEHSGLYEVKIMQGNKVSYKRYKVEVHVVNVTQVTLSWYKGNSLFSSISVSDLNSSLSLHLECVNDSYSCVVNNSISNQTKHLDISTDLCQPCSDHCCSLTEAVIRLVISGLVGVACVAVLVYDIRSRRTEQKRYIRQHHQTRTDKHD, encoded by the exons ATGACTCGCACGTTCAATTTATCCTGTTTGTGCTTATGGCACCTGTTTG GTGTGTTTGGTTTTCAGACAGATGGAGTGAAGACAGTGTCAGGGACTGAGGGAGATTCTGTCACTCTACACACTGATGTTACTGAAGTAGTGGGACGTGATGTGATACTGTGGACAACCCTTGGATATAACATTGCGAGATTCAATAGAGCATCCCAAAAAATTTCTAAATCTGATGGACCTAATGGGATATTCAGAAACAGACTGCATGTGACATTTCGCACTGGAGATCTCATCATCAATGATGTCAAAACTGAACACTCTGGACTTTATGAAGTTAAGATCATGCAGGGAAATAAGGTCTCATACAAGAGATATAAAGTTGAGGTCCATG TGGTGAATGTGACACAGGTGACTCTCTCCTGGTAcaaaggaaacagtttattcTCCTCCATCAGTGTGTCTGATCTCAACAGCAGTCTCTCTCTACATCTGGAGTGCGTCAATGATTCTTACAGCTGTGTGGTGAACAATTCAATCAGCAACCAGACTAAACATCTCGATATCTCGACTGATCTTTGTCAGCCATGTTCAG ACCACTGTTGTAGTCTCACTGAAGCTGTGATCCGATTGGTCATCTCTGGTCTGGTGGGCGTGGCTTGTGTAGCTGTACTGGTTTATGACATCAGATCCAGAAGAACTGAACAGAAGAGATACATCAGACAACACCATCAGACTCGCACGGATAAACATGATTGA
- the LOC127439158 gene encoding uncharacterized protein LOC127439158 isoform X1 yields the protein MTRTFNLSCLCLWHLFGVFGFQTDGVKTVSGTEGDSVTLHTDVTEVVGRDVILWTTLGYNIARFNRASQKISKSDGPNGIFRNRLHVTFRTGDLIINDVKTEHSGLYEVKIMQGNKVSYKRYKVEVHALLPIPVISRDSPLYDSSSKNSSKCVLVCSVVNVTQVTLSWYKGNSLFSSISVSDLNSSLSLHLECVNDSYSCVVNNSISNQTKHLDISTDLCQPCSDHCCSLTEAVIRLVISGLVGVACVAVLVYDIRSRRTEQKRYIRQHHQTRTDKHD from the exons ATGACTCGCACGTTCAATTTATCCTGTTTGTGCTTATGGCACCTGTTTG GTGTGTTTGGTTTTCAGACAGATGGAGTGAAGACAGTGTCAGGGACTGAGGGAGATTCTGTCACTCTACACACTGATGTTACTGAAGTAGTGGGACGTGATGTGATACTGTGGACAACCCTTGGATATAACATTGCGAGATTCAATAGAGCATCCCAAAAAATTTCTAAATCTGATGGACCTAATGGGATATTCAGAAACAGACTGCATGTGACATTTCGCACTGGAGATCTCATCATCAATGATGTCAAAACTGAACACTCTGGACTTTATGAAGTTAAGATCATGCAGGGAAATAAGGTCTCATACAAGAGATATAAAGTTGAGGTCCATG CTCTTCTGCCCATTCCTGTCATCAGCAGAGACTCTCCGCTGTATGATTCATCATCTAAAAATTCATCtaaatgtgtgttggtgtgttcagTGGTGAATGTGACACAGGTGACTCTCTCCTGGTAcaaaggaaacagtttattcTCCTCCATCAGTGTGTCTGATCTCAACAGCAGTCTCTCTCTACATCTGGAGTGCGTCAATGATTCTTACAGCTGTGTGGTGAACAATTCAATCAGCAACCAGACTAAACATCTCGATATCTCGACTGATCTTTGTCAGCCATGTTCAG ACCACTGTTGTAGTCTCACTGAAGCTGTGATCCGATTGGTCATCTCTGGTCTGGTGGGCGTGGCTTGTGTAGCTGTACTGGTTTATGACATCAGATCCAGAAGAACTGAACAGAAGAGATACATCAGACAACACCATCAGACTCGCACGGATAAACATGATTGA